A section of the Trachemys scripta elegans isolate TJP31775 chromosome 10, CAS_Tse_1.0, whole genome shotgun sequence genome encodes:
- the SPATA5L1 gene encoding spermatogenesis-associated protein 5-like protein 1, with amino-acid sequence MAAALLKLLPLDPGDEGTQRCRMGPATLSTLGARLGSPLRITVPGGCCLCTAWPRNDLADGYLQLDLKCKTSGLAASKLKGLVLSVSHLKLLACHRLRKVTVKVVLKNLALKKSTPEATLQEIVKELLRNVYVSLHHVVTAAPIPGNPVVCVEILAVDASTEQAGLIAPKTNINIKEVVTLEWYRHLSKDTAKISAAGMDDLGSSLKEMIVLPFHFPKTFKKLGLSVPRGVLLMGPPGVGKTLLIKAVAREVGAYLLCISGPAIYGSRPGESEENLRRVFEQGRELSSEGPTILFIDEIDSLCPKRGSSNSIPENRIVAQLLTLMDGIGSENEMVVMAATNRPDALDPALRRHGRFDREVIIGTPTLKQRRSILQLITSNMPISTDVDLINLAEMTTGYVGADLTALCREAAMQAVLHSCLDSVRTLINMADFHEAFKKIQPSSFRSSVGLTDFKPVTWEQIGGLEDVKLKLKQSIEWPMKFPQAFVRMGLSQPKGILLYGPPGCAKTTLVKAVATSCHCSFLSVSGADLFSPYVGDSEKILSQVFRQARAHTPAIIFLDEIDSILGSRSACKTGHGAPEKVLSVLLNELDGVGIKVTERRGNKLQLEGDCQEQNEKERQIAFQEVLNKDVMIVAATNRPDKLDDALLRPGRLDKIIYIPPPDQKGRLSILKICTEKIPIDSDVSLEHLAVQTKLFSGADIENLCKEAALQALQENGLEATSVKHEHFVKSLKTVKPSLTLTDLDFYEKLFNKEVSS; translated from the exons ATGGCGGCTGCTCTCCTAAAGCTGCTCCCTCTAGACCCAGGGGATGAAGGCACGCAAAGATGCAGGATGGGACCTGCCACGTTATCCACTCTGGGAGCCAGGCTCGGATCCCCCCTTAGGATCACGGTTCCTGGTGGCTGCTGTTTGTGCACCGCCTGGCCCAGAAATGATTTGGCTGATGGTTACCTGCAGCTTGATctgaaatgtaaaacttcagGTTTAGCTGCAAGCAAGTTGAAAGGTCTCGTGCTGAGTGTCAGTCACTTGAAGCTTTTGGCCTGTCACCGGTTGAGAAAAGTAACAGTGAAAGTGGTCCTTAAGAACCTTGCCCTGAAAAAATCCACCCCAGAAGCAACACTACAGGAGATAGTCAAAGAGCTGCTGAGAAATGTGTATGTTTCTCTTCACCATGTTGTTACTGCTGCCCCAATTCCTGGAAATCCAGTAGTGTGTGTTGAAATACTGGCTGTAGATGCTTCGACAGAACAAGCTGGCCTGATAGCTCCCAAAACtaatataaacattaaagaaGTAGTCACTTTAGAATGGTACAGACACTTGTCAAAGGACACCGCAAAAATTTCAGCTGCAGGAATGGATGATTTGGGCAGCTCTTTGAAAGAGATGATTGTTTTGCCTTTCCATTTTCCCAAAACCTTCAAGAAGTTGGGTCTTTCTGTCCCTCGTGGAGTACTGTTGATGGGCCCTCCAGGTGTGGGGAAGACTCTTCTCATAAAGGCAGTTGCAAGGGAAGTGGGGGCGTATTTGCTTTGCATCAGTGGTCCAGCTATATATGGCTCAAGGCCTGGAGAAAGTGAAGAGAATTTGCGAAGAGTTTTTGAACAAGGCAGGGAATTGTCCAGTGAAGGACCAACCATTCTCTTTATTGATGAAATTGACTCTTTGTGCCCTAAACGGGGAAGTTCAAACAGCATCCCTGAAAATCGTATTGTTGCTCAATTGTTAACTCTTATGGACGGCATAGGCAGTGAAAATGAGATGGTCGTCATGGCAGCAACAAACAGGCCCGATGCCTTAGATCCTGCACTGAGAAGACATGGTAGATTTGACCGAGAG GTTATCATTGGGACACCAACACTTAAACAGAGAAGGTCTATTCTACAGTTGATTACTTCTAATATGCCTATTTCCACTGATGTTGATTTGATCAACCTAGCAGAAATGACAACTGGATATGTTGGAGCTGATCTTACGGCACTCTGCAGAGAAGCTGCTATGCAGGCTGTCCTCCACAGCTGTTTG GATTCAGTTCGCACGTTGATTAACATGGCAGATTTCCATGAAGCTTTTAAAAAGATTCAGCCATCTTCCTTTCGAAGCAGTGTTGGACTAACTGACTTTAAACCTGTTACCTGGGAACAAATTGGTGGTCTTGAAGATGTGAAATTAAAGTTAAAACAG AGTATTGAGTGGCCTATGAAGTTTCCTCAGGCTTTTGTGAGGATGGGATTGTCTCAGCCAAAGGGTATTCTCCTATATGGGCCACCGGGATGTGCCAAAACCACTCTGGTGAAGGCTGTGGCCACAAGCTGCCATTGTTCCTTTCTTTCTGTTAGTGGTGCTGACCTTTTTTCACCTTATGTTGGAGATTCAGAGAAGATTTTGTCTCAG GTTTTTCGACAAGCAAGAGCACATACTCCAGCAATAATATTCCTGGATGAGATTGATTCTATCCTAGGATCTCGATCAGCCTGCAAAACTGGACATGGTGCCCCAGAGAAGGTTCTTTCTGTCCTTCTTAATGAACTAGATGGTGTTGGCATTAAAGTCACAGAGAGAAGAGGAAATAAATTACAACTTGAAGGTgattgtcaagaacaaaatgaAAAGGAGAGACAG ATAGCGTTTCAAGAAGTTTTGAACAAAGATGTCATGATAGTTGCTGCAACAAATAGACCAGACAAGTTGGATGATGCCTTGTTGCGCCCTGGAAGGTTAGACAAGATCATCTATATTCCACCTCCAGATCAGAAG GGAAGGCTTTCTATTTTGaaaatttgcacagaaaaaatccCAATAGATTCTGATGTGTCATTAGAACACCTAGCAGTTCAAACCAAACTCTTTTCTGGAGCCGATATTGAAAATCTCTGCAAGGAG gCTGCTTTGCAGGCATTACAAGAGAATGGACTTGAAGCAACTAGTGTGAAACATGAGCATTTTGTAAAATCACTGAAGACTGTAAAACCATCATTAACCCTCACAGATTtggatttttatgaaaaattatttaataaGGAAGTATCCTCTTAA